One Staphylococcus ratti DNA segment encodes these proteins:
- the folK gene encoding 2-amino-4-hydroxy-6-hydroxymethyldihydropteridine diphosphokinase, producing MVDVYLGLGSNIGNRAEQLKDAIERIGQLNDVDIQHVSSMYETKPVGYVAQPDFLNLCLHVKTTCTPEVLLEKCLTIEKDLHRVRKERWGPRTMDIDILLYGDKIIETDRLTIPHPRMTERAFVMIPLNEIASQVVEPRSQKTIHSLVQSDETVVKYEG from the coding sequence ATGGTTGATGTTTATTTAGGCTTAGGAAGTAATATCGGCAATCGAGCAGAGCAACTTAAAGATGCAATTGAACGCATTGGCCAATTAAATGATGTCGATATTCAACATGTCTCTTCCATGTATGAAACAAAACCAGTCGGATATGTAGCGCAACCAGACTTTTTAAACCTATGTCTACATGTTAAAACAACATGTACCCCAGAAGTATTACTAGAAAAATGTTTAACCATCGAAAAGGACTTGCATCGTGTACGCAAAGAACGCTGGGGTCCTCGAACAATGGATATAGATATTTTATTGTATGGTGATAAAATTATTGAGACAGACCGACTTACTATACCACACCCAAGAATGACTGAACGTGCGTTCGTAATGATACCTCTAAATGAGATTGCTTCACAAGTTGTTGAACCACGTAGCCAAAAAACAATTCATTCTCTTGTTCAATCTGACGAAACAGTTGTAAAATATGAAGGTTGA
- the hslO gene encoding Hsp33 family molecular chaperone HslO, with translation MTQDYIVKALAYNGEIRAYSAKTSATIQEAQTRHYTWPTASAALGRTMTAALMMGAMLKGEQKLTVTVDGGGPIGKIIADANANGKVRGYVTHPQTHFPLNDAGKLDVRRAVGTTGAINVVKDVGMRDYYTGNSPIVSGELGEDFTYYFANSEQTPSSVGVGVLVNPDNSIKAAGGFIIQVMPGAKEETIDKLEAAIATMTPVSQLVDDGLTPEQMLIHIFGEDNVEFLETIPAQFECQCGHDKFLNAMRGLGEAEIENMIKVDHGAEAECHFCRSKYQYTEEELQGVLNELKQQR, from the coding sequence ATGACTCAAGATTATATCGTCAAGGCATTAGCCTATAACGGCGAAATACGCGCGTACAGTGCGAAAACATCCGCTACTATCCAAGAAGCGCAAACACGTCATTACACTTGGCCTACAGCATCAGCTGCATTAGGAAGAACGATGACAGCGGCACTAATGATGGGGGCAATGTTGAAAGGCGAACAGAAGTTAACGGTGACTGTAGATGGTGGTGGTCCAATCGGCAAAATTATTGCTGATGCCAATGCTAACGGCAAAGTCCGTGGCTATGTGACACATCCGCAAACGCATTTCCCTTTGAATGACGCAGGGAAATTAGATGTGCGTCGCGCGGTAGGCACTACTGGCGCAATCAATGTTGTAAAAGACGTTGGGATGAGAGATTATTATACAGGCAATAGCCCGATTGTTTCTGGTGAGCTTGGTGAAGATTTCACTTATTACTTTGCCAATAGTGAACAAACGCCTTCTTCTGTAGGTGTGGGAGTCCTTGTGAATCCTGATAACTCAATCAAAGCGGCAGGTGGTTTTATTATTCAAGTGATGCCGGGAGCAAAAGAAGAAACAATTGATAAACTAGAAGCTGCGATTGCGACAATGACACCAGTATCTCAACTTGTTGATGACGGTTTAACGCCAGAGCAGATGCTCATCCATATTTTTGGCGAAGACAATGTTGAATTTTTAGAAACGATTCCTGCACAATTTGAATGCCAGTGTGGGCATGATAAATTTTTAAATGCAATGCGAGGTTTAGGTGAAGCTGAAATCGAGAATATGATTAAAGTAGACCATGGGGCAGAGGCAGAATGTCATTTTTGTCGTTCCAAATACCAATATACTGAAGAAGAATTGCAAGGTGTACTGAACGAACTCAAGCAACAACGTTAG
- the cysK gene encoding cysteine synthase A has translation MVRKPVENITEIIGQTPVVKLRHQAGEDAADIYVKLEYQNPGGSVKDRIALAMIEQAEKDGKIKPGDTIVEPTSGNTGIGLAFVCAAKGYKAVFTMPETMSQERRNLLKAYGAELVLTPGAEAMKGAIKKAKELKEAHGYFEPQQFENPANPRVHELTTGPELVEQFEGKTIDAFLAGVGTGGTLSGAGKVLKEKYPNIQLVAIEPEDSPVLSGGEPGPHKLQGLGAGFVPDTLNTEIYDEVIKVGNEVAMETSRRVAKEEGILGGISSGAAIHAAIQKAKELGKGKTVVTVLPSNGERYLSTPLYHFEN, from the coding sequence ATGGTAAGAAAACCTGTAGAAAATATTACTGAAATCATTGGTCAAACACCCGTAGTAAAATTAAGACACCAAGCTGGTGAAGATGCAGCAGACATCTATGTCAAATTAGAATACCAAAACCCAGGTGGTTCAGTTAAAGACCGTATTGCTTTAGCGATGATTGAACAAGCTGAAAAAGACGGCAAAATTAAACCAGGTGATACCATTGTTGAACCTACAAGTGGTAACACAGGTATTGGTTTAGCATTTGTATGTGCAGCAAAAGGCTATAAAGCGGTATTTACAATGCCAGAAACGATGAGCCAAGAGCGACGTAACTTATTAAAAGCTTATGGTGCTGAATTAGTTTTAACACCAGGGGCTGAAGCGATGAAAGGTGCAATCAAAAAAGCTAAAGAATTAAAAGAAGCACACGGCTATTTCGAACCACAACAATTCGAAAACCCTGCAAACCCTAGAGTTCATGAACTTACAACAGGACCTGAGCTTGTGGAACAATTCGAAGGTAAAACAATCGATGCATTTTTAGCAGGTGTCGGTACAGGCGGTACATTATCAGGTGCTGGTAAAGTATTAAAAGAAAAATACCCTAACATTCAACTTGTTGCGATAGAGCCAGAAGATTCTCCAGTGTTGAGCGGTGGAGAACCTGGACCACATAAATTACAAGGTTTAGGTGCAGGATTTGTTCCTGATACGTTAAACACTGAAATTTATGATGAAGTCATCAAAGTCGGTAACGAAGTGGCAATGGAAACGTCTCGTCGTGTGGCAAAAGAAGAAGGGATATTAGGTGGAATTTCTTCAGGTGCGGCGATTCATGCAGCGATTCAAAAAGCGAAAGAATTAGGTAAAGGTAAAACAGTTGTAACTGTCTTACCAAGTAACGGTGAACGTTACTTATCAACGCCACTATACCATTTTGAAAATTAA
- the lysS gene encoding lysine--tRNA ligase produces the protein MSEEMNDQMQVRRQKLQELRDLGIDPFGEKFDRTGDAASLKSEWDKYAKEELVEKESESHAVIAGRLMTKRGKGKAGFAHIKDLTGQIQIYVRKDQVGEEQFDIWNSADLGDIVGVEGVMFKTNTGELSVKAKAFKLLSKSLRPLPDKHHGLQDIEQRYRQRYLDLITNEESTQTFINRSRIIQEMRTYLNEKGYLEVETPMMHQIAGGAAARPFVTHHNALDATLYMRIAIELHLKRLIVGGLEKVYEIGRVFRNEGVSTRHNPEFTMIELYEAYADYKDIMRLTEELIAHIARKVLGTTSIQYGDNTIDLEPQWRRLHIVDAVKEATGVNFFDVKTDEEAHALAKEHGIEVDKNMKYGHILNEFFEQKVEETLIQPTFIYGHPIEISPLAKKNPEDPRFTDRFELFIVGREHANAFTELNDPIDQRQRFEAQLVEKEQGNDEAHEMDEDFIEALEYGMPPTGGLGIGIDRLVMLLTNSPSIRDVLLFPYMRQK, from the coding sequence ATGTCAGAAGAAATGAACGACCAAATGCAAGTACGCCGTCAAAAATTACAAGAGTTACGTGATTTAGGAATTGACCCTTTTGGTGAGAAATTTGATCGCACAGGTGATGCAGCATCATTAAAATCAGAATGGGACAAATATGCTAAAGAAGAACTCGTTGAAAAAGAATCAGAGAGTCATGCGGTAATTGCAGGAAGATTAATGACTAAGCGTGGTAAAGGTAAGGCAGGATTTGCACATATTAAAGATTTGACAGGACAAATTCAAATTTACGTGCGCAAAGACCAAGTGGGAGAAGAACAATTCGACATTTGGAATTCTGCAGATTTAGGCGATATCGTTGGCGTTGAAGGCGTCATGTTCAAAACAAATACAGGAGAACTTTCGGTTAAAGCGAAAGCATTCAAATTGTTATCGAAGTCTTTACGCCCACTCCCAGATAAACACCATGGTCTTCAAGATATTGAACAACGCTACCGTCAACGTTATTTAGATTTAATTACAAATGAAGAAAGTACGCAAACGTTCATTAATCGCAGTCGTATCATTCAAGAAATGCGCACTTACCTCAATGAAAAAGGCTACCTTGAAGTTGAAACGCCGATGATGCATCAAATCGCTGGTGGTGCTGCTGCACGTCCATTTGTGACGCATCACAATGCGCTAGATGCGACATTATATATGCGTATTGCGATCGAACTTCATCTTAAACGCCTAATTGTAGGTGGCTTAGAAAAAGTATACGAAATCGGTCGAGTATTTCGTAATGAAGGTGTGTCAACGCGCCATAATCCAGAATTTACAATGATTGAATTATATGAAGCTTACGCAGATTATAAAGATATTATGAGATTAACTGAAGAATTAATTGCACATATTGCGCGCAAAGTTTTAGGCACGACTTCAATTCAATATGGCGATAATACTATTGATTTAGAGCCTCAATGGCGTCGTTTACACATTGTGGATGCGGTAAAAGAAGCGACAGGTGTGAACTTCTTTGATGTGAAAACAGATGAAGAAGCACATGCGCTTGCGAAAGAACACGGCATTGAAGTTGATAAAAATATGAAATACGGCCATATTCTAAATGAATTTTTCGAACAAAAAGTTGAAGAGACGTTAATTCAACCAACCTTCATCTATGGCCATCCGATTGAGATTTCGCCACTTGCGAAGAAAAATCCTGAAGATCCACGTTTCACAGATCGCTTTGAGCTGTTTATTGTTGGTCGTGAACATGCGAATGCCTTCACAGAATTGAATGATCCAATTGATCAACGTCAGCGTTTTGAAGCACAACTTGTTGAGAAGGAACAAGGTAATGATGAAGCACATGAAATGGATGAGGACTTTATCGAAGCATTAGAATATGGTATGCCACCAACAGGAGGACTAGGAATCGGTATCGATCGCTTAGTGATGTTACTAACAAATTCACCATCTATTCGCGACGTTTTATTATTCCCTTATATGCGCCAAAAATAA
- the dusB gene encoding tRNA dihydrouridine synthase DusB: MWKIGDVEIENRVVLAPMAGVCNSAFRLTVKEFGAGLVCAEMVSDKAILFNNPKTMKMLYIDENERPLSLQIFGGEKETLVEAAEYVDKNTTADIIDINMGCPVSKIIKCEAGARWLLDPNKIYEMVSAVTERVSKPVTCKMRIGWDEDHIYAVENAKAAERAGAAAISLHGRTRVQMYEGQADWDIIRQVKEAVNIPVIGNGDVTSPELAEKMLKETGVDAVMIGREALGNPWMIYRTVHYLETGELIDEPEVDDKVEIALLHLRRLVDLKGEKVGVMEMRKHASWYLKGIRGNGKARKALNQAETEAEMVKILTEFREEMLAQQTKVEA; the protein is encoded by the coding sequence ATGTGGAAAATTGGAGACGTCGAAATAGAAAATAGAGTCGTACTTGCGCCAATGGCAGGTGTGTGTAACTCAGCATTCCGACTTACTGTGAAAGAATTTGGAGCTGGATTAGTTTGTGCGGAAATGGTCAGTGATAAAGCGATTTTATTTAATAATCCTAAGACGATGAAAATGTTATATATTGATGAAAATGAACGCCCACTTTCGCTACAAATTTTTGGTGGAGAAAAAGAAACGCTCGTTGAGGCTGCAGAGTACGTTGATAAAAACACAACAGCGGATATTATAGATATTAATATGGGTTGCCCAGTCTCAAAAATAATTAAGTGTGAAGCAGGCGCGCGTTGGTTACTTGATCCAAACAAGATTTATGAAATGGTTTCTGCGGTAACTGAGCGTGTAAGTAAGCCTGTTACGTGCAAAATGCGTATCGGCTGGGATGAAGATCATATCTATGCGGTTGAGAATGCCAAAGCAGCAGAACGTGCAGGTGCAGCAGCGATTTCATTACATGGTCGTACACGTGTTCAAATGTATGAAGGTCAAGCGGACTGGGATATTATTCGCCAAGTAAAAGAAGCGGTTAATATTCCAGTAATTGGTAACGGTGACGTAACGAGTCCTGAGCTTGCAGAAAAAATGCTGAAAGAAACAGGGGTAGATGCGGTAATGATTGGCCGTGAAGCATTAGGGAACCCATGGATGATTTATAGAACCGTCCACTATTTAGAAACTGGCGAACTGATTGATGAGCCAGAGGTGGATGATAAGGTTGAAATTGCGTTGCTACATTTACGTCGCTTAGTCGATTTAAAAGGCGAAAAAGTAGGCGTAATGGAAATGCGCAAACATGCCTCATGGTATTTAAAAGGCATAAGAGGAAATGGAAAAGCTCGAAAAGCATTAAATCAAGCGGAAACAGAAGCAGAAATGGTTAAAATTTTAACGGAATTTCGTGAAGAAATGTTAGCACAACAAACTAAAGTAGAAGCATAA
- the folB gene encoding dihydroneopterin aldolase, with product MRDNIFLKGLEFYAYHGALPAENEIGQVFVVDIELKVDLSEAGKSDRVEDTVHYGEVYEDVKAIMEGSPVNLLEYLAEHIAKRINSHYNRVMETKVRITKKNPPIHGIYDGVGIEIVRAKHHG from the coding sequence ATGAGAGATAATATTTTTTTAAAAGGGCTAGAATTTTATGCTTATCACGGCGCATTACCAGCAGAAAATGAAATTGGACAAGTTTTTGTCGTAGATATCGAACTAAAAGTAGATTTGTCTGAAGCAGGAAAATCTGACCGCGTAGAAGATACCGTTCATTATGGAGAAGTCTATGAAGATGTTAAAGCCATTATGGAAGGCTCACCTGTGAATTTACTTGAATATCTTGCCGAACATATTGCAAAGCGTATAAATTCACACTATAATCGTGTAATGGAAACGAAAGTTAGAATTACGAAAAAGAACCCACCAATTCATGGTATCTATGACGGGGTGGGGATTGAAATTGTGAGGGCAAAACATCATGGTTGA
- the folP gene encoding dihydropteroate synthase yields MQTTQIMGILNVTPDSFSDGGMYNDVEKAVRHAERMVKEGAHIIDVGGVSTRPGHETVSVEEELQRVIPVVKALKGIPAQISVDTFRSEVAEAALKAGAHIINDQWAGLYDEAILKVVARYDAEIILMHNGDDQRDAPVVDEMLVTLLKQANKAVLAGIPQQKVWLDPGIGFAKTREEEQEVMKRLDELVATGFKVLLATSRKRFIKEILGGDNKVDERDEATAATTAYGIMKGVHGVRVHNVQMNARLAKAMDTLKGYEDER; encoded by the coding sequence ATGCAAACTACACAAATCATGGGGATTTTAAATGTGACACCTGACTCATTTTCAGATGGTGGAATGTACAACGATGTAGAAAAAGCAGTGCGTCACGCAGAACGAATGGTCAAGGAAGGCGCACATATTATTGATGTTGGTGGTGTATCAACCCGTCCTGGCCATGAAACAGTGAGCGTAGAGGAGGAATTACAACGTGTTATCCCTGTTGTGAAAGCATTAAAGGGGATTCCAGCACAAATATCTGTAGATACATTTCGAAGTGAAGTCGCTGAAGCTGCATTGAAAGCGGGCGCTCACATTATTAATGATCAATGGGCAGGTCTTTATGACGAAGCTATTTTAAAAGTGGTTGCCCGATATGATGCTGAAATCATTCTCATGCATAACGGCGATGATCAACGTGATGCGCCCGTCGTAGATGAAATGCTAGTGACATTGTTGAAACAAGCGAATAAAGCAGTGCTTGCTGGTATTCCTCAACAGAAGGTTTGGTTAGATCCTGGAATTGGTTTTGCGAAAACGCGCGAAGAAGAACAAGAAGTGATGAAGCGTTTAGACGAACTCGTTGCGACAGGATTTAAAGTGTTATTGGCAACAAGTCGAAAACGTTTTATTAAAGAAATTTTAGGCGGGGACAATAAAGTAGATGAGCGCGACGAAGCTACCGCTGCGACGACTGCTTACGGTATTATGAAAGGTGTTCATGGTGTGCGTGTTCATAACGTTCAAATGAATGCACGTCTCGCCAAAGCGATGGATACATTGAAAGGATATGAAGATGAGAGATAA